In Roseomonas fluvialis, one genomic interval encodes:
- a CDS encoding ketopantoate reductase family protein, whose translation MYRTFAKHGRRLGSLTWGRGDDAMRLLVLGAGALGGYFGGRLVEAGTAEVAFLLRPARRAVLERDGLRIDSPFGAWQGPVATLAAGQARPGWDVILMSCKAYDLDDAIAAIRPAVDARTAILPVLNGLSHVDRLIAEFGPERVLGGLAKIQATLAPDGTVRQLNDWRWITFGEVGGGLSERVRAIEAAFAPARGVVAQAVPDIMARMWEKLVHLGTSAIGTVLMRANVGEVARSPGGIDFLHRMLDRNAAIASARGFPVRDAFLEEFRAVFADTGAAYATSMLRDLEAGSRIEADHILGFLLDAARAAGVPHEVHEAAWLHAKAYEQRREAGRLPAR comes from the coding sequence ATGTATCGGACTTTCGCGAAGCACGGCCGCCGCCTAGGGTCGCTGACCTGGGGCAGGGGGGACGACGCGATGCGGCTGCTGGTGCTCGGGGCCGGCGCACTCGGCGGGTATTTCGGGGGGCGGCTGGTCGAGGCCGGCACCGCCGAGGTCGCCTTCCTGCTGCGCCCTGCCCGCCGGGCCGTGCTGGAGCGCGATGGCCTACGAATCGACAGCCCCTTCGGCGCCTGGCAGGGCCCCGTGGCGACCCTGGCCGCGGGACAGGCGCGACCCGGCTGGGATGTCATCCTGATGTCGTGCAAGGCCTATGACCTGGATGACGCCATCGCTGCCATCCGCCCCGCCGTCGATGCGCGCACCGCCATCCTGCCGGTGCTGAACGGGCTGTCGCATGTCGACCGGCTGATTGCGGAATTCGGCCCGGAGCGCGTCCTGGGCGGGCTTGCCAAGATCCAGGCGACGCTGGCCCCCGACGGGACGGTGCGGCAGTTGAACGACTGGCGCTGGATTACCTTCGGTGAAGTCGGCGGCGGCCTGTCGGAGCGCGTCCGCGCGATCGAGGCCGCCTTCGCGCCGGCCCGCGGCGTGGTGGCGCAGGCGGTGCCCGACATCATGGCGCGCATGTGGGAGAAGCTGGTCCACCTGGGCACCAGCGCGATCGGCACGGTGCTGATGCGCGCCAATGTGGGCGAGGTCGCGCGCAGCCCGGGCGGCATCGACTTCCTCCATCGCATGCTGGACCGCAATGCCGCGATCGCGTCGGCGCGCGGCTTCCCGGTGCGCGATGCCTTCCTCGAGGAATTCCGCGCCGTCTTCGCCGATACCGGCGCCGCCTACGCCACCTCCATGCTGCGTGACCTCGAGGCCGGCAGCCGGATCGAGGCCGACCATATCCTGGGCTTCCTGCTGGACGCCGCGCGCGCCGCCGGCGTGCCGCACGAGGTCCACGAAGCCGCCTGGCTGCACGCCAAGGCCTATGAACAACGGCGCGAGGCGGGACGACTACCGGCGCGCTAG
- a CDS encoding MarR family winged helix-turn-helix transcriptional regulator, producing MDVQNAAPRFVDDYLLSLLARASFVVSSEFHDRLRARGVSVPVWRVLAMLSGGPETVTTLAEACLLQQPTMTKVLDRMERDGLVKRQQDARDRRLVRVHLAPKGEGMVGDLLAAARAHEAEVVARHPDAAAIKDLLRALIARQGQKRRPRGG from the coding sequence ATGGACGTGCAGAATGCCGCGCCACGATTCGTGGATGACTACCTGCTGTCGCTGCTGGCGCGCGCGTCCTTCGTCGTCTCCTCGGAATTCCACGACAGGCTGCGCGCGCGCGGCGTCTCGGTGCCGGTCTGGCGAGTGCTGGCCATGCTCTCCGGCGGGCCGGAGACGGTGACCACGCTGGCCGAGGCCTGCCTGTTGCAACAGCCGACCATGACCAAGGTGCTAGACCGGATGGAGCGCGACGGCCTGGTCAAGCGCCAGCAGGACGCGCGCGACCGCCGCCTGGTGCGCGTCCACCTGGCGCCGAAGGGCGAGGGCATGGTGGGCGATCTGCTGGCGGCCGCCCGTGCGCATGAGGCCGAGGTTGTGGCCCGCCACCCCGATGCCGCCGCCATCAAGGACCTGCTGCGCGCGCTGATCGCGCGGCAGGGCCAGAAGCGCCGCCCGCGCGGGGGCTGA